The Candidatus Bathyarchaeota archaeon genome contains the following window.
CAAATGCTTCAGCAACTGGGAACGCGTTAGTGCCAGCTTCACGCTTAAACTCAAGGGGAAGAATATAAGAAGTGTGCTTCAACTTAGTTAATTTGGCATGTGGGGTGATCGAAAATAATTCATTTTGATCCTGAAGAGTATTATAAGAGGCAGACTGTTCTGCATGAACTTGGATATGAAGGCCAAGAAAAACTGAGACATTCGAAAGTCGCAATTATAGGGCTAGGAGGACTTGGAAGCGCGGCAGCTCTCTACTTGGCTTTAGCAGGTGTGGGTCATTTACGTTTGGTAGATCAAGACACTGTGGAACTACACAATTTACATAGGCAAGTGCTCTACACTCTTCGCGATCTAAGATTTCCTAAAGTTGAAGCTGCCGCAAAGAGGGTTAAGCAAATAAATCCTGAAGTTAAGGTGGACCCTATACCCGAAAATGTGAGAGAGACTAACGTCGAAGAAATCATTGGTGATATGGATTGTGTTGTTGACGGACTAGATAATATACGTACGCGTCATCTTATAAACAGGGTATGCGTGAACAAGAAGGTTCCCTACGTTTATGGAGCTGCCATAGGAATTGAGGGATACTTGTCTGTTTTTAACTCTCCAGAAACACCGTGCCTAGCGTGCGTTTTCCCAAACTTAGACGACCGTAACCTGCCCACATGCGAAACCCGCGGTGTTCTCGGTGTAACAACAGGGATCATAGGAACCATGGAAGCGATGGAAGCCGTAAAAATACTTGCAGGAATCGGAGATACACTCAAGAATACCCTATTAGTATGCGATTTTTACGACATGTACATGGCCAAAGTTGATATTTTCAAAAATCCGAAATGCCCAGTTTGCGGAGAAGCCAAGCCAGAGAAGGGTGTAGAAGTAACCGAACAGCTGGTTTGGTTGTGCGG
Protein-coding sequences here:
- a CDS encoding HesA/MoeB/ThiF family protein, yielding MIHFDPEEYYKRQTVLHELGYEGQEKLRHSKVAIIGLGGLGSAAALYLALAGVGHLRLVDQDTVELHNLHRQVLYTLRDLRFPKVEAAAKRVKQINPEVKVDPIPENVRETNVEEIIGDMDCVVDGLDNIRTRHLINRVCVNKKVPYVYGAAIGIEGYLSVFNSPETPCLACVFPNLDDRNLPTCETRGVLGVTTGIIGTMEAMEAVKILAGIGDTLKNTLLVCDFYDMYMAKVDIFKNPKCPVCGEAKPEKGVEVTEQLVWLCGQNTVNVNPRKPLTLSINDVCNRLSKRFEVLLKSSFVVVFEHNDAEVSLFKGGRALIKNVKSEKDALEVYKSVMKHLEAETE